A DNA window from Sphingomonas profundi contains the following coding sequences:
- a CDS encoding HlyD family secretion protein, translating to MTEDDDRKTDEHEASDGEPAEQADGKKSGDGDKDAKKRRDRGDDKDGDDEDGGEKNDDAEDDDEEDEDDKKDKGPPLYKRPVFWIVGGIVLVILIVGGVLWWLHARRFQSTDDAFIDAHIVRIAAQTSGRVIYVAPSDNRHVRIGQLLAAIEPGTPAASRLEAVAGVSQADAAIAQAQARVLSARATRRQAAANALAPEADARRAARDYARYLDLLRRDALAAAATQVDQARAQAESTAAQALAARRQVQTAAADVLAAAKEVDAARAQRAAAVARVRQADVTLSYLRIQAPLNGQVVNRQVNVGSYLAPGQQLMAIVPDQMWVTANFKETQLEHMRRGQHVDIEVDAYPGVRFSGHVDSIQRGAGQAFALLPPQNATGNYVKVVQRVPVRIVFDRVYSKRYVLGPGMSVVPRVTVR from the coding sequence ATGACCGAAGACGACGATCGCAAGACCGACGAGCATGAGGCAAGCGACGGCGAGCCCGCCGAACAGGCCGACGGGAAGAAGAGCGGCGACGGGGACAAAGACGCCAAGAAGCGTCGCGACCGCGGCGACGACAAGGACGGAGACGACGAGGACGGCGGCGAAAAGAACGACGACGCCGAGGACGACGACGAAGAGGACGAGGACGACAAGAAGGACAAGGGTCCGCCGCTCTACAAGCGGCCGGTCTTCTGGATCGTCGGCGGCATCGTGCTCGTCATCCTCATCGTCGGCGGGGTGCTGTGGTGGCTGCACGCGCGCCGCTTCCAATCGACCGACGACGCCTTCATCGACGCGCATATCGTCCGCATCGCGGCGCAGACCAGCGGGCGGGTGATCTACGTCGCGCCATCGGACAACCGCCACGTCCGCATCGGCCAGCTGCTCGCCGCGATCGAGCCCGGCACCCCGGCCGCCAGCCGGCTGGAAGCGGTGGCCGGCGTCTCCCAGGCCGACGCGGCGATCGCGCAGGCGCAGGCGCGCGTGCTCTCCGCCCGGGCCACCCGGCGGCAGGCCGCCGCGAACGCGCTGGCGCCGGAGGCGGACGCCCGCCGCGCCGCGCGCGATTATGCGCGCTACCTCGATCTGCTGCGCCGCGACGCGCTGGCCGCCGCCGCCACGCAGGTGGATCAGGCGCGCGCGCAGGCGGAGAGCACCGCCGCCCAGGCGCTCGCCGCCCGCCGCCAGGTGCAGACCGCCGCCGCCGACGTGCTGGCCGCCGCCAAGGAGGTGGACGCCGCGCGCGCCCAGCGCGCGGCCGCCGTCGCCCGCGTGCGCCAGGCGGACGTCACCCTCTCCTACCTGCGCATCCAGGCGCCGCTGAACGGCCAGGTCGTCAACCGGCAGGTGAATGTCGGCAGCTATCTGGCGCCGGGCCAGCAACTGATGGCGATCGTACCCGATCAGATGTGGGTCACGGCGAATTTCAAGGAGACCCAGCTGGAGCATATGCGCCGCGGCCAGCACGTCGATATCGAGGTGGATGCCTATCCCGGCGTGCGCTTCAGCGGCCATGTCGATTCGATCCAGCGCGGCGCCGGCCAAGCCTTCGCCCTGCTGCCGCCGCAGAACGCCACCGGCAACTATGTGAAGGTGGTGCAGCGCGTGCCGGTGCGGATCGTGTTCGATCGCGTCTATTCGAAACGCTACGTGCTCGGCCCCGGCATGTCGGTGGTGCCGCGCGTGACGGTGCGCTGA
- a CDS encoding aromatic ring-hydroxylating oxygenase subunit alpha, which produces MTARPSFEIDPAWYRTAERAALEWTHVWSRLWHMGPRAQELAEPGDVMIHSLGRESLLFVRGADGVARGFFNVCRHRANRLVLSGDGPGHAAAFTCAFHGWRYALDGTLIEVPCRERFDARIDDPAWTALAAFRVEEFAGWLWFTLDDAAPPLRDYLGPLHDRLAAYRMERATIVDYKTFDFACNWKTVLDAFNESYHFQALHREILAWGNEDAPITLLGIHSMMVNEYGAPSALYPEQERLNPALTAYLEASGIDPAAFAGGPADVRLAAQAARRAAQVDSIFPYASLADGQLTDAYHYLLFPSLHFNLFPEFYVAMRYRPHPSGDPERMFFDFIMCAPLAEGEAVPDYTHRVVRGGAEPVGEVLQWGARAHPVAEMVLSQDVDLVEHVQRGLGSQSFVAPLLGTDERRITHFHESIDRLIRGETVADLIATREDESVARREAAE; this is translated from the coding sequence ATGACCGCGCGGCCTTCGTTCGAGATCGATCCGGCGTGGTATCGCACGGCGGAGCGTGCCGCGCTGGAATGGACCCACGTCTGGTCCCGGCTGTGGCACATGGGGCCGCGCGCGCAGGAGCTTGCCGAGCCCGGCGACGTGATGATCCACTCGCTCGGCCGCGAGAGCCTGCTGTTCGTGCGCGGCGCGGACGGCGTGGCGCGCGGCTTCTTCAACGTCTGCCGCCACCGCGCGAACCGGCTGGTGCTGAGCGGCGACGGCCCCGGCCACGCCGCCGCCTTCACCTGCGCCTTCCATGGCTGGCGCTACGCGCTGGACGGCACGCTGATCGAGGTGCCCTGCCGCGAGCGGTTCGACGCCCGCATCGACGATCCGGCGTGGACCGCGCTCGCCGCCTTCCGCGTCGAGGAGTTTGCCGGCTGGCTGTGGTTCACGCTTGACGATGCCGCGCCGCCGCTGCGCGACTATCTCGGCCCGCTCCACGATCGCCTCGCCGCCTATCGCATGGAGCGGGCGACGATCGTCGACTACAAGACGTTCGATTTCGCCTGCAACTGGAAGACGGTGCTCGACGCGTTCAACGAGAGCTATCACTTCCAGGCGCTGCACCGCGAGATACTGGCGTGGGGCAATGAGGACGCGCCGATCACCCTGCTGGGCATCCACAGCATGATGGTGAACGAATATGGCGCGCCGAGTGCGCTCTACCCGGAACAGGAACGGCTGAACCCCGCGCTGACCGCCTATCTGGAGGCGAGCGGGATCGATCCGGCCGCCTTCGCCGGCGGCCCGGCCGACGTGCGGCTGGCGGCGCAGGCGGCCAGGCGGGCGGCGCAGGTGGACAGCATCTTCCCCTATGCGTCGCTGGCGGACGGGCAACTGACGGACGCCTATCACTACCTCCTCTTCCCCAGCCTGCACTTCAACCTGTTCCCGGAATTCTACGTGGCGATGCGCTATCGTCCGCACCCCTCCGGCGATCCCGAGCGGATGTTCTTCGATTTCATCATGTGCGCGCCGCTGGCAGAGGGCGAAGCGGTGCCCGACTACACCCACCGCGTGGTGCGCGGCGGCGCGGAGCCGGTGGGCGAGGTGTTGCAATGGGGCGCGCGCGCGCATCCGGTGGCCGAGATGGTGCTGTCGCAGGACGTCGACCTCGTCGAGCATGTCCAGCGCGGGCTCGGCTCGCAGAGCTTCGTCGCGCCGCTGCTGGGTACGGACGAGCGCCGCATCACCCACTTCCACGAATCGATCGACCGGCTGATCCGCGGCGAAACGGTGGCCGACCTGATCGCCACGCGCGAGGACGAGAGCGTCGCCCGGCGGGAGGCGGCGGAATGA
- a CDS encoding SDR family oxidoreductase: protein MANVVISGASRGIGLELARQYAEVGDRVYAFVRDPANAPKLEAVAAQAGGNLTIHAMDVADDASVKAAAGEIGDVAIDTLINNAGINREHQGLDDMDYDAFREINEVMMIGPFRVFQAFLPNLEKAGTARVMSVTSQLGASTWPYGGYYAYAGAKAGLNRVMRSVAIDVKDRGILVGVVHPGYVKTDMGGPEADIEPSESAAGIIAVTAALTPETTGDFFKWNGEKHDW, encoded by the coding sequence ATGGCGAATGTGGTAATCAGTGGCGCCAGCCGGGGCATCGGGCTTGAGCTCGCCCGGCAATATGCCGAGGTCGGCGACAGGGTATATGCCTTCGTCCGCGATCCGGCCAACGCGCCGAAGCTGGAGGCCGTGGCGGCGCAGGCCGGCGGCAACCTGACCATCCACGCGATGGACGTCGCCGACGACGCCTCGGTCAAGGCCGCCGCCGGAGAGATCGGCGACGTCGCGATCGACACCCTCATCAACAATGCCGGCATCAATCGCGAGCATCAGGGGCTCGACGACATGGACTATGATGCCTTCCGCGAGATCAACGAGGTCATGATGATCGGCCCGTTCCGCGTGTTCCAGGCGTTCCTGCCCAATCTCGAGAAGGCGGGCACCGCGCGGGTGATGAGCGTGACGAGCCAGCTCGGCGCCTCCACCTGGCCCTATGGCGGCTATTACGCCTATGCCGGCGCCAAGGCGGGCCTGAACCGGGTGATGCGCAGCGTGGCGATCGACGTGAAGGATCGCGGCATCCTCGTCGGCGTGGTCCATCCCGGCTATGTGAAGACGGACATGGGCGGCCCGGAGGCCGACATCGAGCCTTCGGAGAGCGCCGCCGGCATCATCGCCGTCACCGCCGCGCTGACGCCGGAGACCACTGGCGACTTCTTCAAGTGGAACGGCGAGAAGCACGACTGGTAG
- a CDS encoding MAPEG family protein produces MTMPIPRMETMMPQTAILWPTFAMVALVFAVWLTLFVQRLGHIRRNPPTARDFADGEAAMRYFRPVEMPANNLANLFEMPVLYFALVPLLLVTGRAGAAQVVLAWLYVLLRAAHSYIHIGPKQVRPRFMTYLASCAILSAMWIGFAVDMAR; encoded by the coding sequence ATGACCATGCCGATCCCCCGGATGGAGACGATGATGCCGCAGACCGCGATCCTCTGGCCCACCTTCGCCATGGTGGCGCTGGTGTTCGCCGTGTGGCTGACGCTGTTCGTCCAGCGGCTGGGCCACATCCGCCGCAATCCGCCCACCGCGCGCGACTTCGCCGACGGCGAGGCGGCGATGCGCTACTTCCGCCCGGTCGAGATGCCGGCCAACAATCTGGCCAACCTGTTCGAGATGCCGGTGCTCTACTTCGCGCTGGTGCCGCTGCTGCTGGTGACGGGCCGGGCCGGCGCGGCGCAGGTGGTGCTGGCGTGGCTCTACGTGCTGCTGCGCGCCGCCCACAGCTACATCCACATCGGGCCCAAGCAGGTGCGGCCGCGGTTCATGACCTACCTCGCCTCGTGCGCGATCCTCTCGGCGATGTGGATCGGCTTCGCGGTGGATATGGCGCGGTGA
- a CDS encoding YbaN family protein, whose product MRRRLYLGLGIVAFVVGSVGIALPLLPTVPFYILAAFCFGKGSPALERRLLDHPTAGPHIRAWRERGAISRRGKIAALAMLAASAAIGLAVLPMPWGLLPGAVAIVTGGWIATRP is encoded by the coding sequence CTGCGGCGCCGGCTCTATCTCGGCCTCGGCATCGTCGCCTTCGTCGTCGGCAGCGTCGGCATCGCGCTGCCGCTGCTGCCGACCGTGCCCTTCTACATCCTCGCCGCCTTCTGCTTCGGCAAGGGCAGCCCCGCGCTGGAGCGCCGGCTGCTCGACCATCCGACGGCCGGCCCGCACATCCGCGCCTGGCGGGAGCGCGGGGCGATCAGCCGGCGGGGCAAGATCGCGGCGCTGGCGATGCTCGCGGCCAGCGCCGCCATCGGGCTCGCCGTGCTGCCGATGCCGTGGGGGCTGCTGCCGGGCGCGGTCGCGATCGTCACCGGCGGCTGGATCGCCACCCGCCCCTGA
- a CDS encoding MucR family transcriptional regulator has translation MDSSSEDLLALTADIVAAHVGNNDVAIGDVPGLIATVHSALAGLAAPTAEAAPPQEPAVSIRASVKPDYLVSLESGRKLKMLKRYLLTSYGMTPEDYRRKWDLPSDYPMVAPNYAKQRQELAHRIGLGHKRPAAAAKPAETRKRKARQLADAAE, from the coding sequence ATCGACTCGTCTTCCGAAGATCTGCTCGCGCTCACCGCCGATATCGTCGCCGCGCATGTCGGCAACAACGATGTGGCGATCGGCGACGTGCCCGGCCTGATCGCCACGGTGCATTCCGCGCTCGCCGGCCTTGCCGCGCCGACCGCCGAAGCCGCGCCGCCGCAGGAGCCCGCCGTCTCGATCCGCGCCTCGGTGAAGCCGGACTACCTCGTCTCGCTGGAATCCGGCCGCAAGCTGAAGATGCTGAAGCGGTATCTGCTGACCAGCTACGGCATGACGCCCGAGGATTATCGCCGGAAGTGGGATCTGCCGTCCGACTATCCGATGGTCGCGCCGAACTATGCCAAGCAGCGGCAGGAACTGGCCCATCGCATCGGCCTGGGCCACAAGCGCCCGGCGGCCGCCGCAAAGCCGGCCGAGACGCGCAAGCGCAAGGCGCGCCAGCTGGCCGACGCCGCCGAGTAA
- a CDS encoding GGDEF domain-containing protein — MIGRLSSLTAARLRQQEPAPIAREDAQRKLFRLVGEFLGEHHLAPTPGNYAVAHAVVTGSHPEIVRAVREATFGDLRLSQVDADAIHARCCQPQVAISGAAASVAELVRAVDEARERFDRYAGIVDSSRQDAQAYGDALASEAATMRPARETSGAETVAALMALTESMIDKTRRAEEQLRAASAEMDDLRANLAIARQDAETDPLTGLPNRRAFEACFAECLAGAGQRTVSLALCDIDRFKGVNDRYGHDVGDRVIRLVAKELAQGCDGSVVARYGGEEFVILFEGRELDLAYRLLDRTREALSDRSFKVAGTGETLADLSFSGGVVAVAPGEDIREALRRADAALYRAKQTGRNRIERGL; from the coding sequence GTGATAGGCAGACTATCGTCACTAACGGCGGCGCGCCTTCGCCAGCAGGAACCGGCGCCGATTGCGCGGGAAGACGCGCAACGCAAGCTGTTCCGCCTCGTCGGTGAGTTTCTGGGCGAGCATCATCTTGCGCCGACGCCCGGCAACTATGCGGTGGCGCACGCCGTCGTCACGGGATCGCATCCCGAGATAGTGCGTGCGGTGCGCGAGGCGACGTTCGGCGACCTCCGCCTGTCGCAGGTCGATGCCGATGCGATCCACGCCCGATGCTGCCAGCCGCAGGTCGCCATCTCCGGCGCCGCCGCGTCGGTGGCGGAGCTGGTGCGCGCGGTGGACGAGGCGCGCGAGAGGTTCGATCGCTACGCCGGCATCGTCGACAGCTCGCGCCAGGATGCGCAGGCCTATGGCGACGCGCTGGCCAGCGAGGCGGCGACGATGAGGCCGGCGCGGGAGACGAGCGGCGCGGAGACGGTGGCGGCGCTGATGGCGCTCACCGAATCGATGATCGACAAGACCCGCCGCGCCGAGGAGCAGCTGCGCGCCGCCTCCGCCGAGATGGACGATCTGCGGGCGAACCTCGCCATCGCGCGCCAGGATGCGGAGACCGATCCACTGACCGGCCTGCCGAACCGCCGCGCGTTCGAGGCCTGCTTTGCCGAATGTCTCGCCGGCGCCGGCCAGCGCACGGTATCGCTGGCCTTGTGCGACATTGATCGCTTCAAGGGCGTCAACGATCGCTACGGCCACGATGTCGGCGATCGCGTGATCCGCCTCGTCGCCAAGGAGCTGGCGCAGGGATGCGACGGCAGCGTCGTCGCGCGCTACGGCGGCGAGGAGTTCGTGATCCTGTTCGAGGGCCGCGAGCTGGACCTCGCCTATCGCCTGCTGGACCGCACGCGCGAGGCGTTGAGCGACCGCAGCTTCAAGGTGGCCGGCACCGGCGAGACGCTGGCGGACCTCTCCTTCTCCGGCGGCGTCGTCGCCGTCGCGCCGGGCGAGGACATACGCGAGGCGCTGCGCCGGGCGGACGCGGCGCTCTACCGGGCCAAGCAGACGGGGCGGAACCGCATCGAGCGCGGCCTCTGA
- a CDS encoding nuclear transport factor 2 family protein — protein sequence MSREENIALATRYLTAMSAGAWETVEAMYHDDIVVHMAGATPASGKLVGKEAVTGDLIARQVHAALDPARMHFARRWKIMCADEERVTIIMEGGGPTLSGDVYDQTYCEIFRFLDGRMIEMHAFYDTVLIERCLFANPLARPRPALPPLDY from the coding sequence ATGAGCCGCGAGGAGAATATCGCCCTCGCCACCCGCTACCTGACGGCGATGTCGGCCGGCGCGTGGGAGACGGTGGAGGCGATGTACCATGACGACATCGTCGTCCACATGGCCGGCGCGACGCCCGCTTCCGGCAAGCTCGTCGGCAAGGAGGCGGTGACGGGCGACCTGATCGCGCGGCAGGTCCACGCCGCGCTCGATCCGGCGCGGATGCACTTCGCCCGCCGCTGGAAGATCATGTGCGCCGACGAGGAGCGCGTGACGATCATCATGGAGGGCGGCGGCCCGACCCTGAGCGGCGACGTGTACGACCAGACCTACTGCGAGATCTTCCGTTTCCTGGACGGCCGCATGATCGAGATGCACGCCTTCTACGATACCGTGCTGATCGAGCGCTGCCTGTTCGCCAATCCGCTCGCCCGGCCGCGCCCGGCGCTGCCGCCGCTCGACTATTAG
- a CDS encoding glycosyltransferase, translated as MTGEAPVFYDASGRRRRRFRLAVVAFVLLAILAAAGFAATIIAVVPQEQLPFQVERPSSIGRQDGFARKSDRSLNRILHYAKRLWTGPHAQGNAPLAIAFTAPWDDASAASLLRHVEELDWVVPGWLSITGPDHRVTSFPDIRGKAILARAVHRPKVLPMVQNAIQGEWDGPGLAALLHDPAARKTTLDRVEALLLANRADGAFFDFEDLPPAAHADYRRFLAEAHARFAKRRWIVAIAVPADNPEWDLAAYAKVADKLFLMAYDEHYQGGDPGPIASQHWFEQVVVKAARAIPPDRMVVAIGSYAYDWKKGGETDALSVEEAWLNARESSVVPAFDPDSGNSRFRYEEAGQQHDVWIADAASAYNQMLALQRMGVRSVALWRLGSEDPSLWRLFGRDNRTLPSPQEIRAIPAGTNVDIEGNGEILRIGAVPVTGERRIATGSHGLIAEQTFLRLPSPYQVERTGYRPHEIALTFDDGPDPDWTPKILDILKAKNVPATFFVVGENGLTERGLLRRLIAEGHEVGSHTYTHPNLARASENETVLELNSTQRLFQAFTGRSLRLFRAPYFGDAEPTTADEIGPVAQAQQLGYLSVGLHVDPGDWKRPGVQAIVDRTVEGADASSPERSGNIVLLHDAGGDRAQTVAALPLLIDRLRAQGYRFVTVSALAGLKPGTVNPPISKSDRLAAQADLGLFLFLGWTTIALKWIFMVAITLGIARALALSALALVQARREARTVFPEIDPAVRVTVLIPAYNEERVIERAVRRVLESRDVQVDVIVIDDGSRDRTSAVVAAAFGDEPRVRLLTLENGGKARALNRALDLVDSEIMIALDADTQFEPTTIARLARWFGDPRLGAVAGNAKVGNRVNLVTCWQALEYITAQNLERRALARLDAMTVVPGAVGAWRTRTLKAAGGYPADTLAEDQDLTIAIQRRGWRVHYDQYAVAWTEAPESFGALAKQRFRWAFGTLQCLWKHGRLIGEGRPRGLARIGLPQAILFQILLAAISPIIDLALIFSMLDTWARVQAHGWAQTETDLGRMLTYWLIFTAIDLLAAIIAFALERRERWRLLWLLVPQRIGYRQVMYYVVLKAIVQAVRGPSVGWGKLERSGRVAAR; from the coding sequence ATGACAGGCGAGGCTCCGGTCTTCTACGATGCGTCCGGGCGGCGGCGGCGGCGGTTCCGCCTCGCCGTGGTCGCCTTCGTGCTGCTCGCCATCCTCGCCGCCGCCGGCTTCGCCGCCACCATCATCGCGGTGGTGCCGCAGGAGCAGCTGCCGTTCCAGGTGGAGCGGCCATCCTCGATCGGCCGGCAGGACGGTTTCGCGCGCAAGTCCGATCGCTCGCTCAACCGCATCCTCCATTATGCCAAGCGGCTGTGGACCGGCCCCCACGCCCAGGGCAACGCGCCGCTGGCGATCGCCTTCACCGCGCCGTGGGACGATGCCAGCGCCGCCTCGCTGCTGCGCCACGTGGAGGAGCTGGACTGGGTGGTGCCGGGCTGGCTCTCGATCACCGGGCCGGATCATCGCGTCACGTCCTTCCCCGACATACGCGGCAAGGCGATCCTTGCCCGCGCGGTGCACCGCCCCAAGGTGCTGCCGATGGTGCAGAACGCGATCCAGGGCGAGTGGGACGGGCCGGGCCTGGCCGCGCTGCTGCACGATCCGGCGGCGCGAAAGACGACGCTGGACCGGGTCGAGGCGCTGCTGCTCGCCAACCGGGCCGACGGCGCCTTCTTCGATTTCGAGGATCTGCCGCCCGCCGCCCACGCCGACTATCGCCGCTTCCTGGCGGAGGCGCATGCCCGCTTCGCCAAGCGGCGGTGGATCGTCGCCATCGCGGTGCCGGCGGACAATCCGGAATGGGATCTCGCCGCCTACGCCAAGGTGGCCGACAAGCTGTTCCTGATGGCCTATGACGAGCATTATCAGGGCGGCGATCCCGGCCCGATCGCTTCGCAGCACTGGTTCGAGCAGGTCGTCGTCAAGGCGGCGCGGGCGATCCCGCCGGATCGCATGGTCGTGGCGATCGGCTCTTACGCCTATGACTGGAAGAAGGGCGGCGAGACGGACGCGCTCTCGGTGGAGGAAGCGTGGCTCAACGCCCGCGAATCCAGCGTCGTGCCCGCCTTCGATCCGGACAGCGGCAACAGCCGCTTCCGCTACGAGGAGGCCGGCCAGCAGCACGACGTGTGGATCGCCGATGCCGCCAGCGCCTACAACCAGATGCTGGCGCTGCAGCGGATGGGCGTGCGATCGGTCGCGCTGTGGCGGCTGGGCAGCGAGGATCCCTCGCTGTGGCGGTTGTTCGGGCGCGACAACCGCACGCTGCCAAGCCCGCAGGAGATCCGCGCCATCCCGGCCGGCACCAACGTCGATATCGAGGGAAATGGTGAGATATTGCGCATCGGCGCCGTCCCCGTCACGGGCGAGCGCCGCATCGCCACCGGCAGCCACGGCCTGATCGCCGAGCAGACCTTCCTGCGCCTGCCATCGCCCTACCAGGTTGAGCGGACCGGCTACCGCCCGCACGAGATCGCGCTGACCTTCGACGACGGGCCGGACCCGGACTGGACGCCGAAGATCCTCGACATCCTGAAGGCGAAGAACGTGCCGGCGACCTTCTTCGTCGTCGGCGAGAACGGGCTGACCGAGCGCGGCCTGCTGCGCCGGCTGATCGCCGAGGGGCATGAGGTGGGCAGCCACACCTACACCCACCCGAACCTCGCCCGCGCCAGCGAGAACGAGACGGTGCTGGAGCTGAACTCCACCCAGCGGCTGTTCCAGGCGTTCACCGGCCGCTCGCTGCGGCTGTTCCGCGCGCCCTATTTCGGCGATGCCGAGCCGACGACGGCGGACGAGATCGGGCCGGTCGCGCAGGCGCAGCAGCTCGGCTACCTCTCGGTCGGCCTGCATGTCGATCCGGGCGACTGGAAGCGGCCGGGCGTGCAGGCGATCGTCGACCGCACGGTGGAGGGGGCGGACGCCTCCAGCCCGGAGCGCAGCGGCAACATCGTGCTGCTGCACGATGCCGGCGGCGATCGCGCGCAGACGGTGGCCGCGCTGCCGCTGCTGATCGATCGCCTGCGCGCGCAGGGCTATCGCTTCGTCACCGTATCGGCGCTGGCCGGGCTGAAGCCGGGCACGGTGAATCCGCCGATCTCCAAGAGCGACCGGCTGGCGGCGCAGGCGGACCTCGGCCTGTTCCTGTTCCTCGGCTGGACGACGATCGCGCTGAAGTGGATCTTCATGGTCGCGATCACCCTGGGCATCGCCCGCGCGCTGGCGCTCTCCGCGCTCGCGCTGGTGCAGGCCCGGCGCGAGGCGCGGACGGTGTTTCCGGAGATCGACCCGGCGGTGCGCGTCACCGTGCTGATCCCCGCCTATAACGAGGAGCGCGTGATCGAGCGCGCCGTGCGCCGCGTGCTGGAGAGCCGCGACGTGCAGGTGGACGTGATCGTGATCGACGACGGATCGCGGGACCGCACCAGCGCCGTGGTGGCGGCCGCCTTCGGCGACGAGCCGCGCGTTAGGCTGCTGACCCTGGAGAATGGCGGCAAGGCGCGCGCGCTGAACCGCGCGCTCGATCTGGTCGACAGCGAGATCATGATCGCGCTGGATGCCGACACCCAGTTCGAGCCGACGACGATCGCGCGGCTGGCGCGGTGGTTCGGCGATCCCCGGCTCGGCGCCGTCGCCGGCAACGCCAAGGTGGGCAACCGGGTGAATCTGGTGACCTGCTGGCAGGCGCTGGAATATATCACCGCGCAGAATCTGGAGCGGCGCGCGCTCGCCCGGCTGGATGCGATGACGGTGGTGCCCGGCGCGGTCGGCGCGTGGCGCACGCGCACGCTGAAGGCCGCCGGCGGCTACCCGGCCGATACGCTGGCCGAGGATCAGGATCTGACGATCGCCATCCAGCGGCGCGGCTGGCGCGTGCATTACGATCAATATGCGGTGGCGTGGACGGAGGCGCCGGAGAGCTTCGGCGCGCTCGCCAAGCAGCGCTTCCGCTGGGCGTTCGGCACGCTGCAATGCCTGTGGAAGCACGGCCGCCTGATCGGCGAGGGGCGGCCGCGCGGCCTGGCCCGGATCGGCCTGCCGCAGGCGATCCTGTTCCAGATCCTGCTGGCGGCGATCTCGCCGATCATCGATCTGGCCCTGATCTTCAGCATGCTGGATACCTGGGCGCGGGTGCAGGCGCACGGCTGGGCGCAGACCGAGACCGATCTCGGCCGGATGCTGACCTACTGGCTGATCTTCACCGCGATCGATCTGCTGGCCGCGATCATCGCCTTCGCGCTGGAACGGCGGGAGCGGTGGCGGCTGCTGTGGCTGCTGGTGCCGCAGCGGATCGGCTATCGTCAGGTGATGTACTATGTCGTGCTGAAGGCGATCGTGCAGGCGGTGCGCGGCCCGAGCGTGGGCTGGGGCAAGCTGGAGCGGAGCGGGCGCGTTGCCGCGCGCTAG